The following coding sequences lie in one Bacteroides helcogenes P 36-108 genomic window:
- a CDS encoding Sec-independent protein translocase subunit TatA/TatB, with amino-acid sequence MTNFLLLGMLPSGSEWIIIALVILLLFGGKKIPELMRGLGKGVKSFKDGVNEAKDEINKAKEDLDKPTEEKK; translated from the coding sequence ATGACAAACTTTCTTTTATTGGGCATGTTGCCCAGTGGTTCCGAATGGATTATTATTGCACTGGTTATTCTGCTATTGTTTGGTGGCAAAAAGATTCCTGAATTGATGAGAGGATTGGGCAAAGGTGTAAAAAGCTTCAAGGATGGGGTCAATGAAGCCAAAGATGAAATCAATAAGGCTAAGGAGGATTTGGACAAGCCGACTGAAGAAAAGAAATAA
- a CDS encoding GSCFA domain-containing protein, with protein sequence MDFITPVDSPLCLLRLSHADRLLSLGSCFAANMGTRLLEAKFCCDVNPYGVLYNPLSISAVLREIAGGKIYGIEDLFFFRECWHSPMHHGDFSSPDVEETLRHINGRLQAAHAHLWQTDCLLLTFGTAWVYAQKDTGKIVANCHKQPEAVFMRRRLSVDEIVADYTALLSELLAKNTKLKILFTVSPIRHIRDGMHANQLSKATLLLAIDRLKTAFADNVFYFPAYEILLDELRDYRFYAEDMVHPSEVAARYVWERFMQSCISAESLRIIEESENIRKSLSHKPFHPESDEYKRFLGQIVLKIERLNGKYPYLDFQKEREICRTRLKI encoded by the coding sequence ATGGATTTCATTACTCCTGTTGATAGCCCTCTTTGTCTGCTGCGCTTGTCTCATGCCGACCGCTTACTCTCGCTTGGCTCCTGCTTTGCCGCCAATATGGGTACAAGGCTGCTCGAAGCCAAATTCTGTTGTGATGTCAACCCTTATGGTGTACTTTACAACCCGCTTTCCATCTCTGCCGTTCTTCGTGAGATTGCCGGTGGAAAAATTTACGGAATAGAAGACCTCTTCTTTTTTCGTGAGTGTTGGCACAGCCCGATGCATCACGGCGATTTTTCTTCTCCCGATGTCGAAGAAACCTTGCGGCATATCAACGGCAGATTGCAGGCAGCTCATGCCCACCTGTGGCAGACAGACTGCCTCTTGCTAACCTTTGGAACGGCATGGGTGTATGCACAGAAAGATACCGGGAAAATCGTTGCCAATTGCCATAAGCAGCCGGAAGCGGTATTTATGCGTCGAAGGCTGTCGGTCGATGAGATAGTAGCGGATTATACAGCTTTACTTTCGGAATTGCTGGCAAAGAATACAAAGTTGAAAATCCTGTTTACCGTCAGTCCTATTCGTCATATTCGTGATGGGATGCATGCCAACCAGCTCAGCAAGGCCACTCTGCTGCTGGCAATAGACCGATTGAAGACTGCTTTTGCCGATAATGTTTTTTATTTTCCTGCTTACGAGATCCTGCTTGATGAATTGCGGGATTATCGTTTTTATGCGGAAGACATGGTGCATCCCTCAGAAGTGGCTGCCCGTTATGTGTGGGAACGTTTTATGCAGTCCTGCATCTCTGCCGAGTCGTTACGAATTATAGAGGAAAGTGAAAATATACGCAAATCATTATCACATAAGCCTTTTCATCCTGAATCTGATGAATATAAGCGTTTTTTAGGACAAATTGTGTTAAAAATAGAGCGACTTAATGGAAAATACCCGTACTTAGACTTCCAAAAAGAAAGAGAAATATGTCGTACTCGATTGAAAATATAG
- a CDS encoding helix-turn-helix domain-containing protein translates to MNEIMKIDTVQQYNDYFGIETCHPLVSVIEGKQAKPLRFCKKLYNVYAVLLKDTDCGNLRYGQSIYDYQQGAMLFLAPGQVMGSEDDGLLHQSEGWVLVFHPEFLRGTPLINTIRDYTYFLYNANEALHLSDQERRMVIECMEKIRAELQHPIDKHSKSLIMDNVKLLLDYSIRFYDRQFITRENANHDILTRFENLLDEYFSSATLTREGMPSVQYCADKLCLSANYFSDLCRKETGMSALKHIQQKMFDVAKEQVFNTSKSISEISYDLGFPYPQHFSRWFKKIAGCTPNGYRQEQSN, encoded by the coding sequence ATGAATGAAATAATGAAGATAGATACAGTCCAGCAATACAATGACTATTTTGGAATAGAAACCTGTCATCCGTTAGTCAGTGTAATTGAGGGGAAGCAAGCGAAGCCGTTACGCTTTTGTAAGAAACTATATAATGTGTATGCGGTATTGCTGAAAGATACAGATTGCGGTAATTTGAGATATGGTCAAAGTATCTATGATTATCAGCAAGGAGCAATGCTTTTTCTTGCTCCCGGTCAGGTTATGGGGTCAGAAGATGATGGACTGTTGCACCAATCCGAAGGTTGGGTATTGGTTTTTCATCCTGAATTCTTGCGAGGAACGCCGTTGATAAATACAATTCGGGATTATACTTATTTTTTATATAATGCCAACGAAGCCCTGCACTTGTCAGACCAAGAACGGCGAATGGTTATTGAATGTATGGAGAAAATCCGTGCGGAACTCCAACACCCGATTGATAAACATAGCAAATCATTGATTATGGATAATGTCAAACTGTTGCTTGACTATAGCATCCGTTTCTACGACCGTCAGTTTATTACTCGTGAAAATGCCAATCATGATATACTGACCCGTTTTGAAAATCTTCTGGATGAATATTTCTCATCCGCCACCCTGACAAGGGAAGGAATGCCATCGGTACAATATTGTGCCGATAAGCTATGCCTTTCCGCTAATTATTTCAGTGATTTATGTCGTAAAGAAACAGGAATGTCCGCATTGAAACATATTCAACAGAAAATGTTTGATGTAGCAAAAGAACAGGTGTTTAATACATCAAAGTCAATTAGTGAGATTTCCTATGATTTAGGGTTCCCATATCCACAGCATTTCAGCCGTTGGTTTAAGAAAATAGCCGGATGTACACCTAATGGATATAGGCAAGAACAAAGTAATTAG
- a CDS encoding aldo/keto reductase, translating into MEKEKQERINNAEMNRRGFLKRAVLASAAICITPTLEKVTAAERAIADKPIAPTANIPTEMAAVRTQRILGSGKAALTISAMGFGCMGLNHHRSQSPDEKVCIQLVHEAIERGVTLFDTAESYGYHKNEILTGKALKGYTNRVFVSSKFGHKYVNGVQVKTEENSSPTNIRRVCENSLRNLGVETLGLFYQHRGDPNTPIEIVAETIKELIKEGKILHWGMCEVNAETIRRAHKVCPITAIQSEYHLMHRTVEENGVLALCEELGIGFVPYSPLNRGFLGGLINEYTQFDATNDNRQTLPRFQPDAIRQNMRIVEVLNSFGRTRGITPAQVALAWLMNKKPYIVPIPGTTKLSHLEENLRASEIIFTPEEMRELENAIAAFPVVGSRYDALQESKVQK; encoded by the coding sequence ATGGAAAAGGAAAAACAAGAGCGTATAAATAATGCGGAAATGAACCGCCGGGGATTTTTAAAACGGGCGGTATTGGCAAGTGCGGCAATCTGCATCACCCCGACATTGGAGAAAGTAACGGCAGCGGAAAGAGCCATTGCAGATAAACCCATCGCACCGACCGCAAATATTCCAACGGAAATGGCAGCAGTCCGCACACAAAGGATATTGGGTAGTGGAAAAGCAGCACTTACCATTTCCGCAATGGGATTCGGTTGCATGGGGCTGAATCACCACCGTAGTCAATCACCCGATGAAAAGGTTTGCATCCAATTGGTTCACGAGGCAATAGAACGAGGCGTAACCTTGTTTGATACGGCTGAAAGTTATGGTTATCACAAGAATGAGATTCTGACTGGGAAAGCCTTAAAGGGTTATACCAACCGTGTATTCGTTTCATCCAAATTCGGACATAAATATGTGAATGGAGTACAAGTGAAAACGGAAGAAAACAGTTCTCCTACCAATATCCGCCGTGTATGTGAAAATTCCCTGCGCAATCTCGGAGTAGAGACACTCGGATTATTTTATCAGCACAGGGGTGACCCGAACACCCCCATTGAAATAGTTGCAGAAACGATTAAGGAATTGATAAAGGAGGGGAAAATTTTGCATTGGGGTATGTGTGAAGTAAATGCCGAAACCATCCGCCGTGCACACAAAGTATGCCCTATTACAGCTATTCAGAGTGAATATCACTTGATGCACCGCACGGTCGAAGAAAACGGAGTGTTGGCTCTTTGCGAGGAACTGGGTATCGGCTTCGTTCCGTATAGTCCCCTAAACCGCGGCTTTCTTGGTGGATTAATCAATGAATATACACAGTTTGATGCCACGAATGATAATCGGCAGACCTTACCTCGTTTCCAACCCGATGCTATCCGGCAAAATATGCGCATTGTAGAAGTGCTCAATTCGTTTGGCAGAACGAGGGGGATTACCCCTGCACAAGTGGCATTAGCTTGGCTAATGAACAAAAAGCCGTATATTGTTCCCATCCCGGGCACAACGAAACTTTCTCATCTGGAAGAGAACCTACGAGCCTCGGAGATTATTTTCACACCGGAAGAAATGAGGGAATTGGAGAATGCCATTGCCGCTTTTCCGGTAGTGGGCAGCAGATATGACGCTTTACAAGAATCGAAAGTACAGAAATAA
- a CDS encoding helix-turn-helix domain-containing protein translates to MGKIRTYQSISELNDEFGVKTLHPLINVVDMSTAPKVDVRGAHCYDFYSVFLKDSDCGAIQYGRNTYDYQKGTLLFIAPLQVMEMESERNADGEAPKGWVLMFHRDLLRGTHLGQIMKNFTYFSYDVNEALHLSEDERAIITGCLRNILAELQHAIDKNSKDLILSNLEVFFNYSKRFYERQFITRSQVNSDVLTRFEQILDDYFNQGVAKKNGIPNVKYMADKLHYSPNYLSDQLRETTGKSALEHIQLKLIEISKERLLSDTSSINEIAYQLGFEYPQYFSRLFKKKVGVTPNQYRLNRS, encoded by the coding sequence ATGGGAAAAATTCGCACCTATCAATCAATCTCTGAGCTCAACGACGAATTCGGAGTAAAGACACTGCATCCCTTAATCAACGTTGTGGATATGTCAACCGCCCCCAAAGTGGATGTCCGGGGCGCGCATTGCTATGATTTCTATTCGGTCTTCTTGAAAGATTCTGATTGTGGAGCCATTCAATATGGACGAAACACCTACGACTATCAAAAGGGCACTTTGCTTTTTATCGCCCCCCTACAAGTGATGGAGATGGAGAGCGAGAGAAACGCCGACGGAGAAGCCCCTAAAGGCTGGGTGCTGATGTTTCACAGAGATTTGCTGCGAGGCACGCATTTGGGGCAGATAATGAAGAACTTCACCTATTTTTCTTATGATGTGAACGAAGCTTTGCACCTCTCGGAAGATGAGCGGGCTATCATTACAGGATGCCTACGAAACATTTTAGCGGAACTGCAACACGCCATCGACAAGAACAGCAAGGATTTGATATTATCCAACTTGGAAGTGTTTTTCAATTATAGCAAACGCTTCTATGAACGTCAATTTATCACTCGCTCACAAGTGAACAGTGATGTGCTGACACGTTTTGAACAGATATTGGATGATTATTTCAACCAAGGCGTGGCAAAGAAGAATGGAATTCCGAATGTGAAATATATGGCAGACAAACTCCATTATAGCCCCAATTACCTGAGCGACCAACTCCGTGAAACGACAGGCAAGAGTGCGCTGGAACATATTCAGCTTAAACTTATAGAAATATCCAAAGAGCGATTGTTGTCAGACACAAGCAGCATCAATGAAATCGCTTACCAACTTGGATTTGAATATCCACAATATTTCAGCCGCCTTTTCAAAAAGAAAGTGGGTGTGACTCCCAATCAATACAGATTGAACCGAAGCTAA
- a CDS encoding bifunctional UDP-N-acetylmuramoyl-tripeptide:D-alanyl-D-alanine ligase/alanine racemase: MSYSIENIVEIIGAQRIGNVSATIDWLLTDSRSLSFPEETLFFALTTKRNDGARYIPDLYARGVRNFVVSKESMKRFDVQPFSGSQFSTANFLVVSNPLKALQKLAEQHREQFQVPVIGITGSNGKTIVKEWLHQLLSAERVIVRSPRSYNSQIGVPLSVWQMNEQSGLAIFEAGISEPGEMRALQNIIKPTIGILTNIGGAHQENFFSLQEKCMEKLALFKNCDVVIYNGDDEFISNCVAKSMLSAREIAWSRKDMERPLYIGKVEKKDDCTVISYRYLDMDNTFTLPFIDDASVENSLNCLAACLYLMLPAEKITERMGRLEPVAMRLEVKEGKNGCVLINDSYNSDLGSLDIALNFLYRRSLSNGLKRTLILSDILETGQNTSTLYRQVAQLVNSRKIERIIGVGSEISTCAARFNIENAFYPNTDALMNAVVKGKLRLENEIILIKGARKFGFDALTEVLEKKVHETILEVNLGAMIANLNYYRGKLKPETKIVCMVKASAYGAGSYEIAKTLQEHRVDYLAVAVADEGSELRKAGITASIIIMNPEMTAFKTMFDYKLEPEVYSFGLLEALIKEAEKEGITNFPVHVKLDTGMHRLGFAPEDMPRLIERLKGQNAVIPRSVFSHFVGSDSPQFDAFTRRQIVMFEKASVELQEAFAHKILRHICNSAGIERFPGAQFDMVRLGLGLYGISPIDNSILNNVSTLKTTILQIRDVPAEDTVGYSRKGHLNRPSRIAAIPIGYADGLNRHLGNGHAYCLVNGCKASYVGNICMDVCMIDVTDIDCKEGDTVEIFGDHLPITVLSDVLDTIPYEVLTSVSTRVKRIYYQD; this comes from the coding sequence ATGTCGTACTCGATTGAAAATATAGTTGAAATTATTGGTGCACAGCGCATAGGAAATGTGTCTGCCACTATTGACTGGCTGCTTACTGACAGCCGTTCCTTGAGCTTTCCCGAAGAGACTCTGTTTTTTGCCTTGACTACCAAGCGCAATGACGGTGCACGTTATATTCCTGACCTGTATGCCCGCGGGGTGCGCAATTTTGTTGTCAGTAAAGAAAGCATGAAGCGCTTTGATGTGCAGCCTTTTTCTGGCAGTCAATTTTCTACGGCCAATTTTTTAGTGGTATCCAATCCTTTGAAAGCCTTGCAGAAACTTGCCGAACAGCATCGGGAACAGTTTCAGGTTCCTGTAATCGGTATCACAGGCAGTAATGGCAAGACGATTGTTAAAGAATGGCTGCATCAACTGCTTAGTGCCGAACGAGTGATCGTACGCTCTCCCCGCAGTTACAACTCTCAGATCGGTGTTCCTCTGTCTGTTTGGCAAATGAATGAGCAATCCGGACTTGCCATTTTTGAGGCCGGCATTTCGGAACCGGGAGAGATGCGCGCTTTGCAAAATATCATTAAGCCCACTATCGGTATCTTGACTAATATAGGCGGTGCGCATCAGGAAAACTTTTTTTCATTGCAAGAGAAATGCATGGAGAAACTCGCGCTTTTCAAAAACTGTGATGTGGTGATTTATAATGGAGATGATGAATTTATCAGCAATTGTGTGGCAAAATCCATGCTTTCTGCCCGTGAAATAGCGTGGAGCAGGAAAGATATGGAACGTCCTTTGTATATAGGTAAGGTAGAAAAGAAGGATGATTGCACGGTGATTTCCTATCGCTATCTGGATATGGATAATACATTTACTTTGCCTTTCATTGACGATGCTTCTGTAGAGAACTCGCTGAATTGCCTTGCCGCTTGCCTTTACCTTATGCTGCCTGCTGAGAAGATAACGGAACGCATGGGCAGATTGGAGCCGGTTGCCATGCGTCTGGAAGTGAAAGAAGGAAAGAATGGTTGTGTATTGATAAACGATAGTTATAATTCGGACCTTGGCTCGCTGGATATCGCCCTGAATTTTCTTTATCGACGTTCGCTTTCCAATGGTTTGAAGCGCACTCTGATCCTTTCCGATATACTGGAAACGGGGCAGAATACGTCCACTCTTTATCGGCAAGTGGCACAATTGGTGAACAGCCGTAAGATTGAGCGTATTATCGGCGTGGGGAGTGAAATTTCTACTTGTGCTGCCCGTTTCAACATAGAGAATGCTTTTTACCCGAATACGGATGCGCTGATGAATGCTGTCGTAAAAGGAAAACTGCGATTGGAGAATGAAATCATTCTGATTAAAGGTGCACGCAAGTTCGGTTTTGATGCTTTGACGGAAGTATTGGAAAAGAAAGTGCATGAGACGATACTGGAAGTCAATCTTGGCGCAATGATTGCAAACCTTAATTATTATCGGGGCAAGCTGAAACCGGAAACTAAGATTGTATGTATGGTGAAGGCTTCGGCCTATGGCGCAGGCTCTTATGAGATTGCAAAGACTTTGCAGGAACATCGCGTGGACTATCTGGCGGTAGCAGTGGCTGATGAGGGGTCTGAACTACGTAAGGCGGGGATTACGGCAAGCATCATCATCATGAATCCTGAAATGACGGCATTCAAGACGATGTTCGATTACAAACTGGAACCTGAAGTTTATAGCTTTGGCCTGTTGGAAGCCTTGATTAAGGAGGCTGAAAAAGAGGGTATCACAAACTTTCCGGTTCATGTGAAACTGGATACGGGAATGCACCGCTTGGGATTTGCTCCCGAAGACATGCCCCGTCTGATTGAACGTTTGAAGGGACAGAATGCCGTGATACCCCGTTCTGTCTTCTCGCACTTTGTGGGCAGTGACTCTCCTCAGTTCGACGCTTTTACACGCCGGCAAATAGTAATGTTTGAAAAGGCATCCGTGGAATTGCAGGAAGCATTCGCACATAAGATACTTCGCCATATTTGCAACTCCGCAGGTATCGAACGTTTTCCGGGGGCACAGTTCGATATGGTGCGTTTGGGATTGGGATTATATGGCATCAGCCCTATTGATAATTCCATATTGAACAATGTAAGTACGCTGAAAACAACCATTCTTCAGATACGTGACGTTCCGGCGGAAGATACCGTGGGGTACAGCAGGAAGGGACATTTGAATCGTCCGTCGCGTATTGCCGCCATTCCTATCGGCTATGCCGATGGGCTGAACCGGCATCTTGGAAACGGACATGCCTACTGTCTGGTAAATGGCTGCAAGGCTTCTTATGTGGGTAACATCTGCATGGATGTCTGCATGATCGATGTGACGGATATTGATTGCAAAGAAGGGGATACGGTAGAAATATTCGGTGATCATCTGCCTATTACAGTGCTTTCCGATGTTCTTGATACAATACCTTATGAGGTCTTGACAAGTGTTTCGACACGTGTCAAACGGATTTATTATCAGGACTAA